One window of the Methylocystis parvus OBBP genome contains the following:
- a CDS encoding M48 family metallopeptidase — protein MSLMGYLICGAIALSAGLGVYLRMRQTENVTVNRDAVPADFAKAVTLDEHRRAADYTIARSRFGMGETLYDALLSIIWLAAWMGPLYALVSQAVAPGLTRSVVFVLVAGFVSHLFELPFSLANAFILEERFGFNRLTPKTFLLDELKSVALGFGIAAPLLYGMFWLLGAFPESWWLFAYVAFMGLTIAMTLVYPTFIAPLFNKFTPLEEGSTKARMEALLAKCGFESKGLYVMDASKRSAHGNAYFTGFGKAKRIVFFDTLLEKHSLDEIESILAHELGHFKYGHVRQMLVQAALIAFVGFAALHWAFGSETFASWFGLPNDPGVVFVALLIAKEPISHLLHPLLAYRSRKNEFEADDFARRIVGKEPMISALTRLTRDNLSTLTPDPLYAKFYFSHPPVPVRVAQLRGAEG, from the coding sequence CCCTTTCGGCGGGTTTGGGCGTCTATCTGCGCATGCGGCAGACCGAGAATGTGACCGTCAATCGCGACGCGGTGCCGGCTGATTTCGCGAAGGCGGTGACGCTGGACGAACACCGCCGCGCCGCCGACTACACCATCGCGCGCTCGCGCTTCGGAATGGGCGAGACGCTGTACGACGCTCTTCTCTCCATCATCTGGCTCGCGGCCTGGATGGGTCCCCTCTATGCGCTCGTTTCGCAGGCGGTCGCGCCGGGGCTGACGCGCAGCGTCGTCTTCGTTCTCGTCGCCGGCTTCGTCAGCCATCTCTTCGAATTGCCTTTCTCCCTTGCGAACGCCTTCATTCTCGAGGAGCGTTTCGGTTTCAACCGCCTCACGCCCAAAACCTTTCTCCTCGACGAGCTGAAAAGCGTCGCGCTCGGCTTCGGCATCGCCGCGCCGCTGCTCTACGGCATGTTCTGGCTGCTCGGCGCCTTCCCGGAAAGCTGGTGGCTCTTCGCCTATGTCGCCTTCATGGGGCTGACCATCGCCATGACGCTCGTCTATCCGACCTTCATCGCGCCGCTCTTCAACAAATTCACGCCGCTGGAGGAGGGCTCGACAAAAGCGCGCATGGAGGCGCTGCTCGCGAAATGCGGCTTTGAGTCCAAGGGCCTTTACGTGATGGACGCGTCGAAGCGTTCCGCCCATGGCAACGCCTATTTCACCGGCTTCGGCAAAGCGAAGCGCATCGTCTTCTTCGACACGCTGCTCGAAAAACACTCGCTCGACGAGATCGAATCGATTCTCGCTCACGAACTCGGCCATTTCAAATATGGCCATGTGCGGCAGATGCTCGTGCAGGCGGCGTTGATCGCCTTTGTCGGATTCGCGGCCCTGCACTGGGCCTTCGGCAGCGAGACCTTCGCGAGCTGGTTCGGCCTGCCCAACGATCCGGGAGTCGTCTTCGTCGCGCTGCTCATCGCGAAGGAGCCGATTTCGCATCTCCTGCATCCGCTCCTCGCCTATCGCTCGCGCAAGAACGAGTTCGAGGCGGATGATTTCGCGCGGCGCATCGTCGGCAAGGAGCCGATGATCTCCGCCCTGACGCGGCTGACGCGAGACAATCTCTCGACGCTCACGCCCGATCCGCTCTACGCGAAGTTCTATTTCTCGCATCCGCCGGTTCCGGTGCGCGTGGCGCAATTACGCGGCGCGGAAGGGTAG